From Pelomonas sp. SE-A7, a single genomic window includes:
- a CDS encoding copper-translocating P-type ATPase has product MKHEHDQPANPTTYICPMHPEVRQEQSGRCPKCGMTLVPAAMAQSHAHSAHEHHHDHGHHHSHDTAPQPPVQHVDRVDTPTPPAGAKLRALPLDSTIYTCPMHPEVRQDHPGTCPKCGMTLEPLLPELDEETNPELVDFQRRFWWTLPLTMVVTLLAMVGHRLQWFEMATQSWIELVLTLPVALWAGWPFFQRGLQSVLNRSPNMWTLIGMGTGAAFVYSVVATVAPQLFPASFQAMGRVAVYFEAAAVIISLTLLGQILELKARSQTSAAIKSLLGLAPKTARRIDEHGVESDVPLTHVHVGDLLRVRPGEKVPVDGVVVEGRSAVDEAMLTGEPVPVVKEPGDKLIGATLNTNGALVMRSERVGSATMLAQIVQMVAQAQRSRAPMQRMADQVAGYFVVAVVGIALLTLLAWGLFGPEPRWVYGLVNAVAVLIIACPCALGLATPMSIMVATGRGATSGVLFRDAAAIENLRKVNALIVDKTGTLTEGRPVFDRVLPAPGVDGDEVLRLAASLDQGSEHPLAEAIVKAARERGLTLGKPEGFESSTGIGVRGSVGGQRLALGNTALMQQDGVAVGALLPQAESLRTEGASVMYLAADGQLLGLLAVADPVKASTPEALSALRDAGIRIVMATGDGLTTAKAVGARLGIDEVHGEVKPADKLELVSRLQSEGRVVAMAGDGINDAPALAKADVGIAMGTGTDVAMNSAQVTLVKGDLRGISTACALSEATVGNMKQNLMFAFVYNALGIPIAAGLLYPFTGWLLSPMIAALAMSLSSASVITNALRLRRG; this is encoded by the coding sequence ATGAAGCACGAGCACGACCAGCCCGCGAACCCGACTACTTACATTTGCCCCATGCATCCCGAGGTGCGGCAGGAGCAGTCTGGGCGATGCCCGAAATGCGGCATGACCTTGGTGCCCGCAGCAATGGCCCAGTCGCACGCCCATTCAGCGCACGAGCATCATCACGATCACGGGCACCATCACTCGCATGACACGGCCCCACAGCCTCCGGTACAGCATGTTGATCGGGTCGACACGCCGACGCCGCCAGCCGGCGCCAAGCTCAGAGCACTGCCGCTTGATTCGACGATCTACACCTGCCCCATGCATCCGGAGGTGCGGCAGGACCATCCAGGGACTTGTCCGAAATGCGGCATGACGCTGGAGCCGTTGCTACCCGAACTGGATGAGGAGACGAACCCGGAGTTGGTCGACTTCCAGCGGCGCTTCTGGTGGACGCTGCCGCTGACCATGGTCGTCACGCTGCTGGCCATGGTCGGTCATCGGCTTCAATGGTTCGAAATGGCAACGCAGAGCTGGATCGAGCTGGTGTTGACCCTGCCGGTGGCGCTGTGGGCGGGGTGGCCGTTCTTCCAGCGAGGGCTGCAGTCCGTGTTGAACCGCAGCCCGAACATGTGGACCTTGATCGGCATGGGCACGGGCGCGGCCTTTGTCTACAGCGTCGTCGCCACCGTCGCGCCGCAACTGTTCCCGGCCTCGTTCCAGGCGATGGGCCGCGTGGCGGTGTACTTCGAGGCTGCAGCGGTCATCATCTCGCTGACGCTGCTGGGCCAGATCCTGGAGTTGAAGGCACGCTCGCAGACCTCGGCGGCCATCAAGTCGCTGCTGGGCCTGGCGCCCAAGACCGCGCGCCGGATCGACGAGCATGGCGTGGAGAGCGACGTTCCACTGACCCACGTGCATGTAGGCGATCTGCTGCGCGTTCGGCCGGGTGAGAAGGTTCCGGTGGATGGCGTTGTCGTCGAAGGACGCAGCGCAGTGGACGAGGCCATGCTGACCGGCGAACCCGTCCCCGTCGTCAAGGAGCCGGGCGACAAACTGATCGGCGCCACGCTCAACACCAACGGTGCACTGGTCATGCGCTCGGAGCGGGTGGGCTCAGCGACGATGCTGGCGCAGATCGTCCAAATGGTGGCGCAGGCACAGCGCTCGCGGGCACCGATGCAACGCATGGCCGATCAGGTTGCCGGCTACTTCGTCGTCGCCGTTGTGGGCATTGCCTTGCTGACGCTGCTGGCCTGGGGTCTGTTCGGACCCGAGCCGCGCTGGGTCTACGGCCTCGTCAATGCCGTCGCCGTCCTCATCATTGCCTGCCCCTGTGCATTGGGCCTGGCCACGCCGATGTCCATTATGGTGGCCACGGGCCGAGGCGCGACCAGCGGCGTGCTGTTCCGCGACGCCGCAGCGATCGAGAACCTGCGCAAGGTGAATGCGCTGATCGTCGACAAGACGGGGACGCTCACCGAAGGGCGTCCGGTGTTTGATCGGGTGCTGCCGGCGCCCGGCGTCGACGGCGATGAGGTGCTGCGCCTTGCCGCCAGCCTGGATCAGGGCAGCGAGCACCCGCTCGCTGAGGCCATCGTGAAGGCAGCCCGCGAGCGAGGCCTCACGCTCGGAAAGCCCGAGGGCTTCGAGTCGAGCACCGGCATCGGCGTGCGGGGCTCGGTCGGCGGCCAGCGCCTCGCGCTCGGCAACACGGCGCTGATGCAACAGGATGGCGTCGCAGTCGGCGCGCTGCTGCCGCAAGCTGAGTCCCTGCGAACCGAAGGTGCCAGCGTGATGTACCTGGCGGCAGATGGCCAACTTCTTGGCTTGCTGGCCGTCGCTGACCCAGTCAAAGCCAGCACGCCCGAGGCGCTGTCCGCATTGCGGGACGCAGGCATCCGCATCGTGATGGCCACGGGTGACGGATTGACGACGGCCAAGGCGGTTGGCGCTCGCCTCGGGATCGACGAGGTCCACGGGGAAGTCAAGCCAGCGGACAAGCTGGAACTCGTATCGCGCCTGCAATCCGAAGGGCGCGTTGTGGCGATGGCCGGCGACGGCATCAACGACGCACCGGCACTGGCCAAGGCCGACGTTGGCATCGCGATGGGCACGGGCACCGACGTCGCGATGAACAGCGCCCAAGTCACCCTCGTGAAGGGTGATCTTCGCGGCATCTCGACGGCGTGTGCGCTGTCGGAGGCCACGGTCGGCAACATGAAGCAGAACCTGATGTTTGCCTTCGTCTACAACGCCCTGGGCATTCCCATCGCCGCCGGGCTGCTTTACCCGTTCACGGGATGGCTCTTGTCGCCAATGATTGCCGCGTTGGCCATGAGCCTCAGCTCGGCGTCGGTCATCACCAATGCGCTGCGCCTGCGCCGTGGATGA
- a CDS encoding isoprenylcysteine carboxylmethyltransferase family protein → MTHDAPAYGLWSLVILNSAVFLMFAFSFFKPQTARDWRSFSAFAAFIVALFVEMYGFPLTIYLLSGWLQTRFPSLDLLSHNSGHLWSTLLGEKGDPHFGVPHIASYILLGGGFWLLSSAWHVLYHAQRRHSLAIVGPYARIRHPQYVAFVLILLGFLAQWPTLLTLLMFPILMVMYGRLAITEEREMEQQFGDAYRRYAARTPRFIPALGAKPAET, encoded by the coding sequence ATGACGCACGACGCGCCAGCCTACGGGCTCTGGTCGCTGGTCATCCTGAACTCGGCCGTCTTCCTGATGTTCGCGTTCAGCTTTTTCAAGCCGCAGACGGCGCGTGACTGGCGCAGTTTCAGCGCCTTTGCGGCGTTCATCGTTGCGCTCTTCGTCGAGATGTACGGCTTCCCGCTGACGATCTATCTGCTGTCCGGCTGGCTGCAGACACGATTTCCCAGCCTTGACCTGCTTTCCCACAACTCGGGCCACCTCTGGTCGACGCTGCTCGGCGAGAAGGGCGACCCGCACTTCGGCGTGCCGCACATTGCCAGCTACATCCTCCTGGGCGGTGGCTTCTGGCTGCTTTCTAGCGCCTGGCATGTGCTGTATCACGCTCAGCGTCGCCACAGCCTGGCCATCGTCGGGCCCTATGCGCGCATCCGGCATCCTCAGTACGTGGCCTTCGTCCTGATCTTGCTCGGCTTCCTGGCGCAGTGGCCGACACTGCTCACCTTGCTGATGTTCCCGATCCTGATGGTGATGTACGGCCGCCTGGCCATCACCGAAGAGCGCGAGATGGAGCAGCAGTTCGGCGACGCGTATCGGCGCTATGCGGCCCGCACGCCGCGGTTCATTCCAGCGCTGGGCGCAAAGCCCGCCGAGACCTGA
- a CDS encoding DUF2933 domain-containing protein: MDHDHRPAPFWRSRFGMGWLVLAAIAGWFLWEEHRAHLLGVLPYLFLLACPLMHVFMHRGHHHGGGHHHHAEERDEGRQP, translated from the coding sequence ATGGACCACGACCATCGACCCGCGCCGTTCTGGCGTTCGCGCTTTGGCATGGGCTGGCTCGTGCTGGCGGCTATTGCTGGCTGGTTTCTCTGGGAGGAGCACCGTGCCCACCTCCTTGGCGTCCTGCCCTACCTGTTCCTGCTGGCCTGCCCGTTGATGCATGTCTTCATGCACCGGGGCCATCACCATGGCGGAGGACATCACCACCACGCCGAGGAACGCGACGAAGGGAGGCAGCCATGA
- a CDS encoding copper-binding protein, with product MKIVKNIAQATLVAALSTLALSASAQAMDHSKMHGAGASAPATEMTDGEIKKVDKDNKKLTIKHGDIKNLDMPGMTMVFQVKDPAMVDRVKVGDKVRFVVEKSASGFVVTELVQAGK from the coding sequence ATGAAGATCGTCAAGAACATTGCTCAGGCCACCCTGGTGGCGGCCCTCTCGACCCTGGCCCTGTCCGCAAGCGCGCAAGCCATGGATCACAGCAAGATGCATGGCGCTGGCGCGTCGGCCCCGGCTACGGAAATGACCGATGGCGAAATCAAGAAGGTCGACAAGGACAACAAGAAGCTGACCATCAAGCATGGCGACATCAAGAACCTCGACATGCCCGGCATGACCATGGTGTTCCAGGTGAAGGATCCGGCCATGGTCGATCGCGTCAAGGTCGGCGACAAGGTTCGCTTTGTGGTCGAGAAGTCTGCCTCCGGCTTTGTGGTGACCGAACTGGTGCAGGCAGGCAAGTAA
- a CDS encoding DUF411 domain-containing protein yields MPTTSTEPLLRIQRRQFIAGGAAWLLLGSASAKTSPPTKSAVAIQVWKGPSCSCCKDWIKHLEAHGFQVQVSDVGNTDARERMGVDIKYGSCHTALVGGYAIEGHVPAKDIRRLLQERPQAVGLAVPAMPIGSPGMDGPAYGSRKDPYDVLLLNKDGSARVFQTYR; encoded by the coding sequence ATGCCGACCACAAGCACTGAGCCTCTGCTCCGTATTCAACGCCGTCAGTTCATCGCTGGCGGCGCGGCCTGGCTGCTGCTTGGATCGGCCAGCGCCAAGACTTCGCCGCCGACCAAGTCAGCCGTGGCGATTCAGGTCTGGAAAGGGCCCAGCTGCAGCTGCTGCAAGGACTGGATCAAGCACCTGGAGGCCCATGGCTTCCAGGTGCAGGTGAGTGACGTCGGCAACACCGATGCGCGCGAGCGCATGGGCGTCGACATCAAGTACGGCTCTTGCCACACGGCCTTGGTCGGCGGGTACGCGATCGAAGGCCATGTTCCAGCGAAGGACATCAGGCGCCTGCTGCAGGAGCGGCCGCAGGCCGTCGGCTTGGCGGTGCCCGCCATGCCGATTGGCTCACCGGGCATGGATGGGCCGGCCTACGGCTCGCGCAAGGATCCCTATGACGTGCTGCTGCTGAACAAGGATGGCAGTGCGCGTGTTTTTCAAACCTACCGTTGA
- a CDS encoding cupredoxin family protein: MKISIKRVAAQAAITMLLGASTIACAHGNEDHAKKAGPVKKEQKAWGIAAEAKDAGRTIEISMSDVMRFSPDLIEVKQGETVKFVIRNDGKMLHEFVLGTKKELDEHAALMLKFPGMEHDEPYMSHVPAGKAGEITWTFNRAGQFDFACLIAGHYQAGMVGKVKVAAAKPTKDGKDDGHADHKH; this comes from the coding sequence ATGAAGATCAGTATCAAGCGAGTCGCGGCCCAAGCCGCCATCACGATGCTCCTGGGCGCAAGCACCATCGCCTGTGCCCATGGCAATGAGGACCATGCCAAGAAGGCCGGCCCGGTCAAGAAAGAGCAGAAGGCCTGGGGCATTGCCGCCGAGGCCAAGGACGCCGGCCGCACCATCGAAATCTCGATGAGCGATGTGATGCGCTTCTCACCCGATCTCATCGAGGTCAAGCAAGGCGAGACCGTCAAATTCGTGATCCGCAACGACGGCAAGATGCTGCACGAGTTCGTGCTCGGGACGAAGAAGGAGCTCGACGAGCATGCGGCGCTGATGCTCAAGTTCCCCGGTATGGAGCACGACGAGCCCTACATGTCCCATGTGCCGGCAGGCAAGGCGGGTGAAATCACCTGGACCTTCAACCGAGCCGGCCAGTTCGACTTCGCCTGCCTGATCGCTGGCCACTACCAGGCCGGCATGGTCGGCAAGGTCAAGGTCGCCGCGGCCAAGCCGACGAAGGACGGCAAGGATGATGGCCATGCCGACCACAAGCACTGA
- a CDS encoding copper oxidase, which translates to MFSRRNFFRGAGALTAAVSASAVSRVAMAALPEPVLQTKPDTMAPLVPNTGRPYNPVVTLNGWTLPWRMNQGVKEFHLVAEPVVRELAPGMKAHLWGYNGQSPGPTIEVVEGDRVRIFVTNRLPEHTSIHWHGQRLPNGMDGVSGLTQKSIQPGQTYVYEFVARRPGTFMYHPHADEMTQMAMGMMGFWVTHPKVKNPQIDEVDRDFCFLLNAFDIDPGAATPKIMTMTDFNLWCWNSRVFPGIDTLNVRKNDKVRIRIGNLTMTNHPIHVHGHEFTVTGTDGGPTPKAGRWPEVTTDIAVGQMRQIEFLADEEGDWAFHCHKSHHTMNAMGHNVPTMIGVDHRQVAKQITKLVPDYMVMGERGMADMGEMTMPLPDNTLPMMTGEGPFGGVEMGGMFSILKVRKDQKRGDYSDPGWYQHPKGEVAFPWTGALPEPARFAAEGGQSMPRLQRKDATAEVNVRKPSGHSGH; encoded by the coding sequence ATGTTTTCAAGACGCAATTTCTTCCGCGGCGCCGGAGCGCTGACCGCGGCTGTGTCGGCCAGCGCCGTCAGTCGCGTGGCGATGGCAGCCTTGCCCGAGCCCGTGCTGCAGACCAAGCCGGACACCATGGCCCCGTTGGTGCCCAATACCGGACGCCCGTACAACCCGGTCGTGACGCTGAACGGCTGGACCTTGCCATGGCGCATGAACCAGGGCGTCAAGGAGTTCCACCTGGTCGCCGAGCCGGTCGTGCGCGAGCTGGCACCCGGCATGAAGGCCCATCTGTGGGGCTACAACGGTCAGTCGCCGGGACCGACGATCGAGGTGGTCGAAGGCGACCGCGTACGCATCTTCGTCACCAACCGCCTGCCCGAACACACCAGCATCCACTGGCATGGCCAGCGCCTGCCCAACGGCATGGACGGCGTGTCGGGCCTGACGCAGAAGTCCATCCAGCCGGGCCAGACCTATGTCTACGAATTCGTCGCGCGCCGGCCCGGTACCTTCATGTACCACCCGCATGCCGACGAGATGACGCAGATGGCGATGGGCATGATGGGCTTCTGGGTGACGCACCCCAAGGTCAAGAACCCGCAGATCGACGAGGTCGACCGCGATTTCTGCTTCCTGCTGAATGCGTTCGACATCGATCCCGGCGCTGCCACGCCCAAGATCATGACGATGACGGACTTCAACCTGTGGTGCTGGAACAGCCGCGTCTTCCCGGGCATCGACACGCTGAACGTCCGCAAGAACGACAAGGTGCGCATCCGCATCGGCAACCTGACCATGACCAATCACCCGATCCACGTGCATGGCCACGAGTTCACGGTGACCGGCACCGACGGCGGGCCGACGCCGAAGGCCGGCCGTTGGCCGGAGGTGACGACCGACATCGCCGTTGGCCAGATGCGTCAGATCGAGTTCCTCGCCGACGAGGAAGGCGACTGGGCCTTCCATTGCCACAAGAGCCATCACACGATGAATGCGATGGGGCACAACGTGCCGACCATGATCGGCGTCGACCACCGTCAGGTGGCCAAGCAGATCACGAAGCTGGTGCCCGACTACATGGTGATGGGCGAGCGCGGCATGGCCGACATGGGCGAGATGACGATGCCCTTGCCCGACAACACCTTGCCGATGATGACCGGCGAGGGGCCGTTCGGCGGCGTCGAGATGGGCGGCATGTTCTCGATCCTGAAGGTCCGCAAGGACCAGAAGCGCGGCGACTACAGCGACCCGGGCTGGTATCAGCACCCCAAGGGCGAGGTTGCCTTCCCCTGGACCGGTGCTCTGCCGGAGCCTGCACGCTTCGCCGCCGAAGGCGGCCAGTCCATGCCCAGGCTGCAGCGCAAGGACGCCACGGCCGAAGTCAACGTTCGCAAGCCGAGCGGGCATTCGGGGCATTGA
- a CDS encoding TolC family protein translates to MTTSRNTAIRFALLAAPLLLAGCASLSGNGGMTPIQDAAKNHLGATLLAASTDQDLDGIDQRVAELLTKPLTADSAVQIALLNNRGLQASFQELGIAEAEMVQASRMPNPGFSIAKLKRGDEREIERGFSFDLGHLVALPLARQVESRRFAAVQRSVAMEMLSLAAETRKAFYAAVAAEQTASYMRDVRATADAGAELARRLAQAGNWTKLQQAREHGFFSEAVLNAARAESARVSARERLTRLMGLWGSQSAFALPARLPDLPADPQDRPDIEQVAMTTRLDVQGAKAMVEATAKNLGLSKVTRFINVLELGYQRNSSNEAPRQTGYEIGIEIPLFDWGDARIAKAEAVYMQSAHRAAKTAVEARSEVREAYQGYRSAYDVAKHFRDDVVPTAKRISDENVLLYNGMFISVFELLADARAQIASVNGSIEALRDFWVAQSDLDMALVGKPSLGGAGPSASVAGTGGGAAAH, encoded by the coding sequence ATGACCACTTCCCGAAACACGGCAATACGCTTTGCGCTACTGGCTGCACCGTTGCTCCTGGCCGGTTGTGCCAGCCTCAGCGGCAACGGCGGCATGACACCCATCCAGGATGCCGCGAAGAACCATCTCGGCGCAACGCTCCTGGCCGCCTCGACGGACCAGGACCTGGACGGCATCGACCAGCGAGTCGCCGAGTTGCTCACCAAGCCGCTGACGGCCGATTCAGCGGTGCAGATTGCGCTGCTGAACAACCGCGGGCTGCAAGCCAGCTTCCAGGAACTTGGCATCGCCGAGGCCGAGATGGTGCAGGCCAGCCGCATGCCCAATCCCGGCTTCAGCATCGCCAAGCTGAAGCGAGGCGATGAGCGCGAGATCGAGCGGGGCTTCTCCTTTGACCTCGGCCATCTCGTGGCGCTGCCGCTGGCCCGCCAGGTCGAGAGCCGTCGCTTTGCCGCTGTCCAGCGCAGCGTGGCGATGGAAATGCTGTCGCTCGCCGCGGAGACCCGCAAGGCCTTCTATGCGGCCGTGGCTGCCGAGCAAACCGCCAGCTACATGCGCGACGTCCGAGCGACGGCCGATGCCGGCGCCGAGCTGGCCAGGCGTCTGGCACAGGCCGGCAACTGGACAAAGCTGCAGCAGGCCCGCGAACATGGCTTCTTCTCCGAGGCCGTGTTGAACGCAGCCCGTGCCGAGTCGGCCCGGGTTTCGGCCCGTGAGCGTCTGACCCGGTTGATGGGGCTTTGGGGATCGCAAAGCGCGTTCGCCCTGCCAGCTCGCCTGCCCGACCTTCCGGCCGATCCGCAGGACCGCCCCGACATCGAGCAGGTCGCAATGACCACGCGTCTCGACGTGCAGGGCGCCAAGGCGATGGTGGAAGCAACGGCCAAGAACCTTGGCCTTTCCAAGGTGACGCGCTTCATCAACGTGCTGGAACTGGGCTACCAGCGCAACAGCTCGAACGAGGCGCCGCGCCAGACCGGTTACGAGATCGGCATCGAGATCCCGCTGTTCGACTGGGGTGATGCTCGCATCGCCAAGGCCGAAGCGGTCTACATGCAGAGCGCACACCGCGCTGCGAAGACGGCGGTCGAGGCCAGGTCCGAGGTGCGCGAGGCCTATCAGGGCTATCGCTCGGCCTACGACGTGGCCAAGCATTTCCGCGACGACGTCGTGCCCACGGCCAAGCGCATTTCCGACGAGAACGTGCTGCTCTACAACGGCATGTTCATCAGCGTGTTCGAACTGCTGGCCGACGCTCGAGCCCAGATTGCCAGCGTCAACGGATCGATTGAGGCGCTGCGCGACTTCTGGGTCGCCCAGTCGGACCTCGACATGGCCCTTGTCGGCAAGCCCAGCCTGGGCGGCGCAGGCCCCTCGGCCTCCGTGGCCGGCACCGGCGGCGGCGCTGCAGCCCACTGA
- a CDS encoding heavy-metal-associated domain-containing protein codes for MIAFEVKDMTCGHCVSTITKALKAVDAGARVQIDLATHRVQIEPTEADAAELSDAIKEAGYTPVQVAETAACVTGASAGQGCCH; via the coding sequence ATGATTGCCTTTGAAGTGAAAGACATGACCTGCGGCCATTGCGTCAGCACCATCACCAAAGCGCTGAAAGCGGTCGATGCGGGCGCCCGAGTACAGATTGACCTGGCCACACACCGCGTCCAGATCGAGCCGACCGAGGCTGATGCTGCCGAGCTGAGCGATGCGATCAAGGAAGCCGGCTACACGCCCGTCCAGGTGGCGGAGACGGCGGCTTGCGTCACTGGCGCTTCTGCTGGTCAGGGCTGCTGCCATTGA
- a CDS encoding heavy metal translocating P-type ATPase, which yields MSTSIAALGQPAAFDLQVLGMTCASCVLRVEKALMKVPGVSAVSVNLATERATVQATPQVSEADLNQAVEKAGYSARSVAAPINPARRLVPDWLPVAASIALTLPLVAPMLLQVFGIEWMLSGWLQLALATPVQFWLGSRFYLAGWRAVRARSGNMDLLVALGTSAAFGLSIYLLLKHAEHGMPHLYFEASAAVITLVLLGKWLEARAKRGTTAALQALNALRPDVARVLRAGIETELPAGLVRIGDLVLVRPGDRVPVDGEVVDGSSHLNESLISGESLPVAKTVGDRVTGGSVNAEGVLTLKTLAVGTETTLARIIRLVESAQAAKAPIQRIVDRVSAVFVPVVLGLALLTFLAWAAATGNWEQALVNAVAVLVIACPCALGLATPTAIMAGTGVAAQQGVLIKDAQALELAHAVNTVVFDKTGTLTEGRPSLVAVHAVSGLTESEVLALSAALQKNSEHPLARAVMDQVRDLRLPVPEARDARALPGRGLEAVVRGQQLTLGSSRLLRELGVDPGVLALDAQRLEAQGSSISWLMQKTGQGVSLLGLLAFGDSIKASSRQAVERLHALGVETVLLTGDTRGSAMVVGQALGIRQIEAEVLPADKAAVVQSLRAAGKTVAMVGDGINDAPALAAADVGIAMATGTDVAMETAGITLMRGDPQLVAASLDISRRTYATIKRGLFWAFIYNLVGIPLAALGLLNPMLAGAAMAFSSVSVVANALLLRRWKAR from the coding sequence ATGTCCACTTCCATCGCTGCGCTAGGGCAGCCTGCCGCCTTCGATCTGCAGGTGCTTGGCATGACCTGCGCGTCATGCGTCCTGCGGGTCGAAAAGGCCCTGATGAAGGTGCCCGGGGTGTCTGCCGTATCCGTCAATCTAGCGACGGAGCGAGCGACAGTGCAGGCAACGCCCCAGGTCAGCGAAGCCGACCTCAATCAAGCCGTGGAGAAGGCTGGCTACAGCGCTCGGTCGGTTGCGGCGCCTATCAACCCTGCGCGCCGGCTCGTCCCCGATTGGTTGCCCGTCGCGGCGAGCATCGCGCTGACCCTGCCCCTCGTGGCCCCGATGCTGCTGCAAGTGTTCGGCATCGAGTGGATGCTGTCAGGCTGGCTGCAGTTGGCGTTGGCGACACCGGTGCAGTTCTGGCTGGGGTCCCGTTTCTATCTGGCAGGCTGGAGGGCCGTGCGCGCGCGCAGCGGCAACATGGACCTCCTGGTCGCGTTGGGAACATCGGCGGCGTTCGGTTTGTCGATCTACCTGCTGCTGAAGCACGCCGAGCACGGCATGCCCCATCTGTACTTCGAGGCTTCGGCTGCAGTCATTACCTTGGTCCTGCTGGGCAAATGGCTGGAAGCCAGGGCCAAGCGTGGCACTACCGCGGCATTGCAGGCGCTGAACGCCCTGCGGCCGGACGTGGCCCGCGTGCTTCGAGCTGGTATCGAGACTGAACTGCCCGCTGGCCTGGTGCGCATCGGAGACCTGGTCCTGGTCCGGCCTGGCGATCGCGTGCCAGTCGATGGAGAGGTCGTCGACGGTAGCAGTCACCTCAACGAATCGTTGATTAGCGGCGAAAGCCTGCCGGTAGCCAAGACCGTCGGCGACCGCGTGACGGGCGGCTCGGTCAATGCCGAGGGCGTGCTGACCTTGAAAACCCTGGCCGTCGGGACCGAGACGACGCTGGCCCGCATCATTCGGCTGGTCGAAAGCGCCCAGGCCGCGAAGGCTCCGATACAGCGCATCGTCGACCGCGTGAGCGCAGTCTTCGTGCCGGTGGTACTGGGGCTTGCGCTCCTGACGTTTCTTGCTTGGGCGGCAGCGACCGGCAACTGGGAGCAGGCGCTGGTGAATGCCGTGGCCGTTCTGGTCATTGCCTGCCCCTGCGCCTTGGGCCTGGCCACGCCGACAGCCATCATGGCGGGCACCGGCGTCGCTGCCCAGCAGGGCGTGCTCATCAAGGACGCCCAGGCCCTGGAGCTGGCGCACGCGGTCAATACCGTGGTGTTCGACAAGACGGGTACGCTGACGGAAGGCCGGCCAAGCTTGGTCGCGGTCCATGCCGTGTCGGGGCTGACGGAGTCCGAAGTCCTCGCGCTGTCGGCAGCGCTTCAGAAGAACAGCGAGCACCCCTTGGCTCGAGCAGTCATGGACCAGGTGCGTGACCTTCGCTTGCCGGTGCCTGAAGCACGAGATGCGAGGGCTCTGCCTGGACGTGGTCTGGAAGCCGTTGTTCGAGGCCAGCAACTGACGCTGGGCAGCAGCCGCCTGTTGCGCGAACTGGGTGTCGACCCCGGTGTGCTGGCGCTCGATGCGCAACGGCTGGAAGCACAAGGCTCCAGCATCTCTTGGCTGATGCAGAAGACCGGTCAGGGGGTGTCGCTGTTGGGGCTGCTGGCGTTTGGGGATTCCATCAAAGCCTCATCCCGGCAGGCTGTGGAGCGCCTGCATGCGCTGGGCGTTGAGACGGTGCTGCTGACGGGCGACACCCGAGGCAGCGCCATGGTCGTTGGTCAGGCTCTTGGCATCCGGCAGATCGAAGCCGAGGTGCTGCCGGCCGACAAGGCCGCGGTCGTGCAATCGCTGCGGGCCGCCGGCAAGACCGTGGCCATGGTCGGCGACGGCATCAACGATGCGCCTGCGCTGGCCGCAGCGGACGTCGGCATTGCCATGGCAACCGGCACCGACGTCGCCATGGAAACGGCAGGCATCACGCTGATGCGGGGAGACCCGCAACTCGTTGCCGCGTCGCTGGATATTTCGCGCCGCACCTATGCCACGATCAAGCGCGGGCTGTTCTGGGCTTTCATCTATAACCTGGTTGGCATCCCGCTGGCGGCTCTCGGCCTGCTGAACCCGATGCTTGCCGGTGCGGCCATGGCCTTCAGCAGCGTCAGCGTGGTCGCAAACGCATTGCTGCTGCGACGCTGGAAGGCGCGTTGA
- the cueR gene encoding Cu(I)-responsive transcriptional regulator — MNIGQAAEASGVSAKMIRHYEQVGLLPAARRTESGYRQYGDNEVHTLRFIRQARDLGFSIAEIGELVGLWQNRRRPSRVVKAMAEAHIEALEAKAQELLAMKATLEHLVHCCHGDDRPECPILDTLAGQGATAHAKPNAKPTAQSGRKRTQFQ; from the coding sequence ATGAACATCGGCCAAGCGGCCGAAGCCTCGGGAGTCTCGGCAAAGATGATCCGGCACTACGAGCAGGTCGGCCTGCTGCCGGCCGCCCGGCGAACGGAGTCCGGCTACCGGCAGTACGGCGACAACGAGGTCCACACCTTGCGCTTCATCCGTCAGGCTCGCGACCTGGGCTTTTCCATCGCCGAGATCGGTGAACTTGTGGGACTCTGGCAGAACCGGCGTCGACCCAGTCGCGTCGTCAAGGCGATGGCCGAGGCGCATATCGAGGCGCTTGAAGCGAAGGCTCAGGAACTGCTGGCCATGAAGGCGACGTTGGAGCACCTGGTGCATTGCTGCCATGGCGACGATCGCCCGGAATGCCCCATCCTTGACACCTTGGCGGGTCAAGGTGCGACCGCACACGCGAAGCCCAACGCCAAGCCCACGGCGCAAAGCGGGCGCAAGAGGACTCAGTTCCAGTAG